CGTAATCGCCGACGATCTTTACGATATCGGCCTGCTGTTTGACGGTCTGCGCGAAGTTATCTGCCATCGATTCGAGTCCAGCCCCTCAAACCTCAAGTTTAGCCCGTCCGGTGGGCGCCGCCTGTGGAGAGCGCGGCTCGCATAGCTCGATAGGACTGCTGCTGAGGGGGCTGAAAGAGATGCGCCATCCCCATGGGGCCTCCATCCAATCATCGTCGGGGCACAAAGAAACAGACGTCGCCCCAGGAGAACACCTATGTCCGACCACACGCAAAAGCTGTTCGCGCCCGTCAACCTTGGCTCCCTCGCCCTCAAGCACCGCGTTGTGATGGCGCCCCTCACCCGCTCCCGCTCCGAGCAGCCCGGCGACATCCCCGGCCCGCTCATGGCCGAGTACTACTCGCAGCGTGCGTCCGATGGCGGTCTCATCATTACCGAAGCCACCTCCATCTCCCTTCAGGGCCACGGCTGGTACGGCGCTCCCGGTCTCTTCACCGACGCCCAGGTCGAAGGTTGGAAGGCCGTCATCCAGGCTGTCCATGCCAAAGGGGGCCTCATCATGTCGCAGCTCTGGCACACCGGCCGCTCCTCGAACGTCCTCACTCTCGGCGGCGAAACTCCCGTCGCCCCGTACATCGACCCGTCCTACTGGAACGACCCCAAATCGCTCGTCTCTACTAACAATGGCTGGCAGCAGCCCTCGCCTCACCGTGCGCTCACCATTCCCGAGATCAAAGCGATCGTCGAGGACTACCGCAATGCCGCCGAGCGCGCCAAAGCCGCCGGCTTCGACGGCGTCGAACTGCACGGAGCGAACGGTTACCTACCCGACGAGTTCCTCCAGGACGGCAGCAATAAGCGTACCGACGAGTATGGCGGCTCCATCGAAAACCGGAGCCGCTTCATGCTCGAGGTTATGGCGGCGCTGGTCTCAGTCTGGGGCGGAGACCGTACGGCGGTTCGTATCGGACCCTCCGGCCGCTGGAACCATATGTCCGACAGCAACCCGGAAGCGCTCTTCGACTACCTCGCTGGGCAGCTTAACCAGTTTGACCTCGCCTACCTCCACATCGTCGAGCCACGCGTCCGAGGCAACATTGTCTTCGACGAGGGACAGGCCCCGATTGCCTCCGAACGCCTGAGGAAGATCTTCAAGAACAGGATCATCGCGGCCGGTGGCTTCGAACCCGACACTGCTGAGGCAATCCTCGAAAAGGGAGACGCGGACGCAGTCGCCTTCGGCCGCCACTTCATCTCGAATCCCGACCTCCCGCTTCGGATCCGGAAGGGGCTCCCTCTTACCGACTACGATCGCGCTACGTTTTACACCTTCGACGCTAAGGGATACAGCGACTACGCGAGCGCCTTGTAATCAGGCGAACTTGTCATCTCATCTAAAAGCTGCGCTCTGCTCAGAACTTCCTTGTTCCACGTGGGTTGGAATGAACGAAGGAAAGGCCGGCGGCACTCACAAGCCGGTCCAACCCGAACCGCATCCGGTAAGGCCAGACACAACGCCGGATGTGGCGGGTTAGGAGAGACAGCATGTTCAAAGCAGGTACGATTCGCAAGCTTCTGGTCGCAGCGGCACTCGCCATCGCCCCGGCGGCATCGTTCGCCGGGATCTTTATCTCGGTCGGTTTCGCACCCCCCGTTTTGCCCGTTTACGCACAACCCATCTGCCCGGGCGACGGTTATCTCTGGAACCCCGGTTATTGGGCCTACGGTCCTGAGGGGTACTACTGGGTTCCCGGCGTCTGGGTCCAGCCGCCCAGCGTCGGAGTCCTCTGGACGCCGCCTTACTGGGGCTTCGCCGGTGGTGTCTACGGCTTTCATGAAGGTTATTGGGGACCCCACGTTGGCTTCTACGGTGGCGTGAACTACGGCTTCGGCTTTGGCGGCGTTGGCTTCGGCGGCGGGCGCTGGGAAGGCGGACACTTCGCCTACAACACCGCGGTCAATAACGTGAGCGTGACGAACATCCACAACACCTACGTCGACCGGACCGTCATCAACAACGTGACCGTGAACAACCACACCAGCTTCAATGGAGGCCCGGGTGGTATTCAGGCTCGCCCGAGCCAGCAGGAGATGGCTGCCGAGCACGAGAACCACGTCGCTCCGACCTCTGCGCAGCAGAGCCACATGCAGGCTGCCCACGCCAACCCGTCCAACTTTGCCAAGGCGAACGGCGGACACCCGCAGATGGCTGCCGTTAGCCGTCCCGGATCGACTGCGGGAGCTGTTCCTGCCCGTGGAGCGGTTGGAGGCGGTGCAGCTAACCAGCCGCACGTCGCTAGCGGTGGAGCACCGAATCAGCAACAGCGCCCGAATAACGCCGGTCAGCCTGCTGGTCAGGCCAACCATAACGCAGCCACACAGACCGGCGGTTTTGGTGGTGGAGCGAGACCGGCACCGCAGGCTGCCACTCGTCCTGCCCCGGAAGCTCATGCCGCTCCGCAGGCACACCCTGCCCCGCAAGCTCACCCGCAGGCCGCTCACCCACAGCCACACGCCGAACCCCACGGCGGCGACGAACACAAGCGTTGATCCTCACCGGAAGGGCGGCGCAACGAAAGACCAGAGAGACCGGCCCAGCGCCGGTCTTTCTGCGTCTGGCCGCCAGCTAAAATGACTTGGTGGCAAGTTTCCCTGCTCCCTCGGTGTTTATGGATCGTGATCGCATCCGTATCGTCCTCGTACGTGCCCGTAACCCCTCGAACATCGGGGCTGTGGCCCGTGCCATGCACGACTTCGGTTTCCGCGACCTTCGGGTCGTCAATGACTTCCCGGTTCCGCTCGAGGCGGCGAAGTCGGCCATTGATGCGTCAGAGGTGCTCGCGGCTACCGTCGCGACCCCAACGATCGCTGAAGCCATAGCTGATTGCACGCTTGTCCTCGGAACGACCGCAGTGGGCGAACGGGATCTCCAGCATCCGCTACTCGGTCTCGCGGATGCTGCTCCCCATCTCCGAATCGCCCTGACGAATCCCGACGCGCGAATCGCGCTGCTGTTTGGCTCGGAGAAGACCGGCCTCTCCAACGAAGAGTTGAGTCACTGCGACCTGCTTCTTACCATCCCGATGGAACAGTACGAAGGGATGCGGCATCCCTCGATGAATCTCGGGCAGGCTGTGGCGGTCTGCCTTTGGGAGCTTGTTCGACCGGGGAATGCGCCCGAACCTGCCCCCAGTCGCCCGGCTGATGTTGCCGAGATCGAACGCGTCTACGATCTGCTTTACGAAATGTTGGAGCAGACCGAATACACGCGTCGACACGTGGCGACGGCCGACCCTGCGCACATCCGGCGACTGGTTCACCGGATGGCGCTACAGAAACCGGATGTTCCCGCGTGGCTTGGCATATTGCGCCAGACTCTCTGGAAACTCCGTAGCTAACCTCTGAACGATCAACTCCGGGTGGCGATGCGGAGGCTCAGTTCCTTAAGCTGCTGATCGCTGACCGGGCTCGGGGCGTCGACCATGAGGTCGATAGCCTTTGCAGTCTTGGGGAACGCGATGACCTCGCGGAGGCTGGTCGCTCCAGCCAGGATCATCACGATGCGATCGATGCCAAGGGCGATGCCGCCGTGCGGGGGCGTGCCATATTCGAGGGCGTCGAGGAAGAAGCCGAAACGCTCCTTCGCCTCCTCGTCCGACATTCCCAGCGAGCGGAAGATCTCCGCCTGCACATCCTTGCGGTGGATACGGATCGAGCCCGAGCCCAACTCGGTGCCGTTGAGGACGATGTCATACGCGAGTGCCCGGACGGCGCCCTTGTCGGAGACGAGGCGGCCGGACGTGATGTCGTCCTCGTGGGGAGAAGTAAAGGGATGGTGAGCAGCGTTCCAGACCTTCGACTCCTCATCCCACTCGTACATCGGGAAGTCGGTCACCCAGAGGAATTTGTAGTCGGCGGCTGTATTGGTCTTGGTGTAGAGACCGTGCTTGTCGGCGAATTTCTGCCCGAGCTGCAGCCGGAGAGCCCCGACGCGCTTCCAGATCCACTGCGGATCATAGTTCCAAAGAACCGGTGTCCCAGGCTTTGGCGTGATGACGACAGCGAGGTCTTCGGTCGTGAAGGGGCCGGCTCCGAAGACGATGTTCTCTGCCGTGAGCTTCGCCGCGATGGCTTCGGCGAGTGGAAGGAACGCCTCGTTGGTGCGAAGACGCGCCACGTCGAGGAAGTCCAGGCCGGAGTCGCCGAACGTCGCGCGAATCTCTTCCGCGAGGGCGCGGCGCTGGGTTCCGCTCAGAACGCCCACCTTTGGAATGACGAAGCCAAGTACGGGAAGTTCGGGAGCGATCTTGAGCGTCTCACGAAGCTCCGGGGTTAATTCGGCAGTGAGATCGACCATCGCCGGCAGCCGCATATCGGGCTTATCGATGCCGTACTTCGCGATCGCCTGGTCGTAGGTCATCTGGATGAACGGCGCGTTCAGATCGATCCCTGCGGCCTTAAATGCAGCGGTAAGAAAGCCTTCGACCGTCTTGAAGATGGCCTCCTGGCTCGGAAACGTCATCTCGAGATCGATCTGGGTGAACTCGGGCTGGCGGTCGGCGCGGAGATCCTCGTCGCGGAAGCAGCGCGCGATCTGGAAGTACTTGTCGAAGCCCGAGATCATGAGGATCTGCTTGAAGATCTGCGGCGACTGCGGCAGCGCGTAGAACTCGCCGCCATGCACGCGGCTTGGGACGAGGTAGTCGCGCGCCCCCTCGGGCGTGGAACGCGTCATGAAAGGCGTCTCGATCTCGAGGAAGCCCGCATCCGACAGATAGCCGCGGATGGCCTGTGCGACCTTATGCCGGAGCAGAAAGTTCGCCTGCATCTGCGGACGGCGGAGGTCGAGGTAGCGATACTTGAGCCGAACTTCCTCGTTCGCAATGGCGTCCTCGGCTGGCGAGAAGGGGGGCGTCTTGGCGTCGTTGAGCAGGAGAAGTCTGGTGGCCGCGAGCTCGATCTCGCCAGTCGGCATGTTTGGGTTCTCAAGCCCGGCAGCGCGGCGGCGGACGGTTCCAGTGACGGCAACGACGTACTCAGGACGGGAGGCTTCCGCCTTGGCGTGAGCTTCGGGAGCAGCTTCCTTATCCAGAACGATCTGGGTAATACCTGTGCGGTCGCGTAGATCGAGGAAGATCAAATTACCGTGGTCGCGGCGGCGGTTGACCCAGCCCATGAGCGTGACAGTGGTGCCTGCGTCGGATGCGCGGAGGTCTCCGCAGAAGTGCGTGCGTTGGAGCGTTCCTAGAAAGTCGAGTGTCACAATCGTTCTATTGTACGAACTTTGGGAGCTAGAGGGGGTTACCGGACTTGTCTGTGGCCCACGATTCGGTCTGAAAGGCGATGAAGACGGCTACCCACGTGCGGCTGGGATTGGTGTTGAGGGTGGGAATCTGAAGGAAGATGGCTCCGTCCTGCCAGATGCCGTTGTCGTTCGAAAAGGAGCCGATAGGATTGCCCTGGTTCATGTGGATGTCGTGGATGCCGTCGACCTTGCCGGAGTCGGCGTAGGAGCTCCCGAAGGCGTAGATCGTGCTGTTGGGATCCTTGATGGCTTGGGCGATGAGCATGGTGACGCCGTTGGTGAGGGCCTCGGCGCGAAGATTCTCAGGCTGCTTCTTGCCCTTGGCGGCGATGGAGGGTTTGGGCAGGAGGGTCATGGCGGCCTGGGTGATCATGGGTTTGCCGTTGATCTGTTCGCGGACGAAGTCGAGGGCAAGACCGCCGGGCTGACTCTGCAACCTCGTCATGCCCGCGGGAAGGGCGGTGAGGCCGGTGGACTCGGGTGGGACGAAGGTGTGGTCGATGTCGTAAAGGACTTCGGAGCCATCGGAGGAGACGATGTTCACAGCTACGGTGAAGGGGCCGCCGGAGGCCGTGACGCTGATTTGATAGTGTGTTCCGCCGCTGCCTTTGACGATCTTGCCGGCGGTGGGTCTGCCTTTGAGGACGCTGTAGTTGGTGATGGGCATAAGGGGCCTTGTCGCTAGGAGCTAACGCTCCGGATGGATAGAGTTATGTTCGCTTATAAACGGCGAAATAGGGCTGGTTTGATAGCGTGGCATTCAGCGCCGGGTAAAGAGTGGCGTCGTTCTCACTCCGAAGCTCGAAGTAGTATTGGAGCGGAAAAGGCGACTGCGTGTAGGTCGCTGGGATCGAAGCAGTGAACGTGCGGTCGTTTCGTTCCATGCTCACTGAGAGCCAACGTTCGGCGTGGGTCACATGTCGATACCAGAGCGTGGCTTCTAGAACCGGTTGGTCGGCCTTCGCACTGAGTTCGAGATCGCTTCCTGGATGAAACGTCTGCGGAGCGGTGTGACTGAGCGTTGGGGTCCATCGCTTCTTGGAAACATCCAGAAGCGCCGCCCCATCAAGTCCCGTCTTCGCGACGGTGGCTGCAGCAAAGTACTGTTCGAGCGAGGCGACGTCTGTCTCGATAGCAGGAAGACGATCGGCCCAGTGTCCACGGCGCTCGGCGACCGAACCATAGCTCACGTCGCTCATGTAGACAGGTTTCGATACCGCTGAGAACTCCTTCCACGAGGTGAGCGCGATGCGATAGAACTCCATCGCTTTTGCCGATGCCTTGGTGTCACCGGTCATCTCAAAGAGGGAATAGCACGACGCCGTCCGAAACAGTGCCGCGAAATAACGCCCGAGGCCGTTGAGGATGAGAATATCTTCTTCCGCGCGCCGAAACGCCGGCGAAGCCATACGTCCCGCCGTCGTTTTTCTTGCCTTCGCGAGAGCGGTCGTCGACTGCGCCACCATCTCATCGATCCACCGCGCGACTTCGAGTGGGTTGTACTTTGCGGTTGCTCTTTTACTCACGAGCGCCTGGGCATAGCCATCGATGGTGAGAAACAACTGCGGGTCCAGCGGGCTCACGCTGCTGACATTGTGCGGCACAGGCGAGTCGCTATAGAGGGGTTTCCCCTTCACCGGAAGCACGGATATGGGTGAATACATCTCGACCCATAACGAGTGATTCGAGGCCGAGGGAAGCCACGCCGTCGTAACGAGCGGCAAGATGCGGCTGGAGTTCGCGAGCGCGATCTCGATGTGTTCCCCCGAGTCTCCGTAGGTTCGCTTGAGGAGACGTCGATACGCATCGGGTGGGGTGTCGGGGTTGTAGAGATAGCGGCCCCACGCAAAGTACGTCACGTCGAACTTATCGGTATCGAGCCTCGCGGGACCAAGCTGGCGACTCAGGTAGGCATCGCGACCTTCGCTGTGACCTGAACCCTCACGGCCCTTGAAGAAGAGCGGCTCGCAGAGTTCCATTCCCGCAGCGCCACAGAAGTTCGCCGCCCGGCCATAGCCGGAAGCAAGCGCGGGATCTCCCCACAGCAGATGCTTCTGCGTGCCGGGCCACACGCGGTAGAGAAGCTCCACACTGCTTTTTTCATTGTAGAAATCGCCATAGCCATAGCGCGTAAAGTTTCTCGCGCCATTCGAAACCGCAAAGGTTCCTGTAACGTTCTGGCGCGGATACTCGGTCGCCCGGATATCGGCCTGGTGATAGCCAATCCCGAGATGTTCAGCCCAGAACTTCGCGCCGGCTGTAAGACGCATCCCAGTTCCGTGCCCGATCTCGATCATCCTGTCGTCGAGCCCTTTGGCATGCATGTCGATCTCAATCGGCCGACCCGCGCGTGGAAAGGCCTCGAAAACCGTCTGCCAGAAGTCGTAGCTTCCCTCGGGAATACCGCTCTCCCCATGAACCCGAAGAGTGACGCCCCTGATCTGCGGACACCGCTTCAGCAACTCCGAAAGCGCATCGCGGCAGTAGGCAGCATGCGTCACCGGTGTGAGCCCGAGGATGTGATGGTCCGAGTTAGGACTGTCCGTCCATTCGTACGCATGGGTCCACACGCCAAGTTGGAAATCGAGTCCGCGCCGCTCGGTTTCGGCTGCTATGAATTGAAGCATCTCCAGGTTCTTCTCGCGCTCACCCGGTGCAAGCGGAGGATCGACGCGGACATCAGGATAAGCCGCCATCCGCAGGAGATAGGGATAGGGAAAGTGTAGATAGTCACCAGTAACTCCTCTAGGAAAGTCGTACCCAATACCCAGGGTGAAGTTAAAGCGATTGAATCGAGCGAAGGCAAGAGAATCAAGATACCTGCCCCAGAAGACGCGGTCATAGAACCAGGGCTTATCTTCAACCTCCGAGCAGAATGCCCTTGCGACGCTGCGAACCCGGTTTGGTGTCGTCTCAACCAGAGGTTCATGCAACGTCAGTGCGGCGAGAACGTCGTCCGAGGAACGTACCCGGTCGGCGACTTCGAGAAGCCCGTACACCAGCCCACGCGCATCCGTGCCGCTCACGAGCAAAGACCGGCTGCCTTTACCTCCAGGAATGATCGCAAGCATCTCCGGGCTTCGGCCCTGAGGCAACGAAAATTGTCCGACCGTTGAGCTCGAAAAAGAAGCGACCCGAATCCTTATCGACGGCTCGCCATTGCCCTGGGTAGGCATACCGCGCTCTTTGAGCGAAGCTCGCAACTGCTCGATGGCCCAGGCTACGCCAGGCGTCCTGGTCCTTTCATCCGAAGGATCGGCCTCAATCGCGACATAGCCAGAGAACCGCGTCGCCGCTCCCAGGCCATGTCCAGAGACAGAAGTGGCCGCCGCCGCAAGCTGCATGAACCGTCTACGGGTAGTTTCCAGGTTCAACGTGACCTCTTCGCGGCGGCATCCGGTTGGTGCAGCCTAAATCTCTCCGAGCTTCATCTGCTTCACCGCATAATCGCAGGCGCGAGCCGTCATCGCCATATAAGTGAGCGATGGGTTCTGCCATCCCGACGAGACCATAAACGATCCATCGGTAATGAACAGGTTCTTCACGTCATGCGCCTGGTTCCAACTGTTGAGAACCGAGGTCTTCGGGTCACGACCCATGCGAGCCGAACCCATTTCGTGAATCCCCTCGCCCGGAGCCGATGGCGAGTTCCGCAGCGTGATGTCTTTGGCGCCGGCAGCTTCGAGCATCTCGACCGCGGTGTTGTTGGCGTCCTTGAAGAGCGCCCACTCGTTATCGCGCCACTTGGCGCTGATTTTCATGGCTGGGATGCCCCAGGCGTCCACCTTCTCCTTGTCGAGCTCCAAGCGGTTGTCGGGGTTGGAGAGGCACTCGGCGAAGCCAGCGAAGGTGAACCGCCATGGGCCCGGCTGTTTCAGCGACTTCTTAAAGTCGGCTCCGAAGCCGGGGGTTTCGCTGCCACGGCCCCAGTCGTCGCGGGCGCCTCCGCCTTGGAAACCGTAGCCGCGGAGGAAGTCGGGGTGCTTGTCGTTGATGTTGCGGAAGCGGGGAACGAAGATGCCGTTGGGGCGGTTGCCGAGCTGCTGGCGATCCTCATGTCCGGGGATGAGGCCGCTGGCTCCGCTCCCCATCATGTGGTCCATGAGGTTGCGGCCAACCTGCCCCGAGGAGTTCGCGAGGCCGGTCGAGAACTCCGGGGTAGCCGAGTTCAGCAGGATGCGTGCCGACTCAAGCGTGGAGGCGCAGAGGAACACAACCTTGGCGTAAAACTCGATTGGCTGCTTGGTCTGACCATCGATGACGCGAACACCCGTGATGCGTCGCGTATTCGAATCAAAGATGAGGCTGTGTACGACGCTGAATGGCCGCATCGTAAGCTTGCCGGTCTTTTCAGCCGCAGGCAGGGTCGAGTGAATGCTCGAGAAGTACGAGCGGGTGATACAGCCGCGAGCGCACGGCCCACAGTAGTGGCAGGCGTAGCGACCATTGTGGTCCTTGGTGAGGATGGCGGTGCGGCCGATGGTGAGGCGGCGGTCCGGAAACTTCTGCGCGATGACGTCACGCATGTGCTCTTCGGCGCAATTCAGCTCCATGGGCGGGAGAAAGTGGCTGTCGGGAAGCTGTGGCAGGTTTTCGGCCTGGCCGCTGACGCCAATCCAGTCTTCCACGTAGCCGTACCATGGCTCGATGTCCTTGTAGCGGATGGGCCAGTCGATGGCGATGCCGTCCTTGAGATTGCCCTCGAAGTCGTAATCGCTCCAGCGATAGCTCTGGCGGCCCCACATGACGGAGCGTCCGCCGACGTGACGCCCACGCAGGAAGAGGTAGGGCTGGTCGGGCGGTGTGGTGTATGGGTTTTCGACGTCGTCGACGAAGAACTTAGCATTCCACTCGTCGCCGATATGCTTCTGGCGCTCGCGGTGGACCTTCTCGTACTGGCGGTCCCGCATACCGCGGAACTTCACCTCCCACGGTGGGACGTGCTCAACGTAATCCTTCTCGGGAACGATGCTCTGACCCGCTTCGAGGACGAGTGTCTGCAGCCCCTTTTCCGTGAGCTCCTTGGCCGCCCAGCCTCCCGTAATGCCGGAGCCGATGACGATGGCGTCGTAGGTGTTGGTGTTTGCGCTCTTGATATTCGCTGCCTGGATGATCATGCTGCCCCCTTTACCGGGGCGCAGCCGGCGTGTTCTGGTGGAATGATGCTCTTGCCGAGTTCCTGAGAGAAGCCGATCTCGGACGTGTAGTAGCCAGCGAGCGTGAGCTTCTTCATCTGGTAGAAGAAGTTCTGCGGAGGGGGAGCGGCGTGGGTCTGAAGTGTCTTCTTCTGGGCGGCCGCGAACTCCATGGCGGCGGCGTCAAGCTCAGTGAGCAGTTCAGTCTGTTGCTTGGGAGTACAGGAGACAAACACGGCGGAGAATTTAGCCTTCGTCCGAGCGTCGACGTCGTCGAGGCCGGCGAGAAACTCCTGCTTTTCAGAGGGTTCGAACCACTCGGTGAGGAGAAGGTCTATGAACTCGTTGACCTTCGCACCCTTGGCGCCCGGGGTGTCGGTTGCCGGGATGATGAGCTCGGCGATCGTAGTAACGGTGGCGTTCTGGTGCGGGTTCAGGGTCTTCAGCGTGTAGGACTTGGCAACCTTCGCGCTTGCATGGTGGATGGCCTGCATCGCCTCCAGCGGGAGAGCCGAAAGGGCTGCGGTTGAGGCAAGAAGCCTGAGTACTTCGCGTCGATCCATGAAAACTCCGTCCGGGCGTGATTGCTGTTGAGTGCAAATGCACTATCGTCTAGACGATACGCTTCCGTGGGGATAGGTCTCAACGCGGTGATTTGTTCCTACTTTATTTTGACGTGATCCCCGGATACAGGGTACACATGGATCGCCAGGCGGGAACGGAGCGGCGATGAGAGCACAGTTACTGCGGCTCGACGGGGCAATGAGACGCGATCCTGGCATCGATGCGTGGCTGAAGGAGCGCGGGGGAGATTTAGGAGAGATTGCGCGCGAGTGGTTTGAGGAGATGCGGGCATGTGGGGACGAAGTGCTGGAGATTCTGCATGACGGCTGCCCGGTGGCGTGCCTCGGCGATTGGCCGTTCGGTTACGTCAATGTCTTCACCTCGCACGTCAATGTGGGGTTCTTTCAAGGGGCAGGGTTGCCGGATCCTGCCCGCCTGTTGCAGGGCAGCGGCAAGTGCATGCGGCATGTGAAGCTAAAACCGGACACGGCATTCGACGCCACCTCGCTCAGGAGACTCATCGAGGTGGCGTACTCGGATATGAAGGCACGCGTGGAAAACGACTAGCTCAGCACGCGCCCTGAGCAGTCGATCATGCTAGCAGTGCGGCGGTGAGGGCGGAGCGTTCAATCTTGGACTGGATGCCGGTGGCAAAGGTCTTGACAGTGTAGGTATTGGTGGCGGCTTCGTCTTCCCCGAGGATGACGATATGGCGGGCGATCTTGTCGGCGGTGTCGAAGGATTTCTTCAGACGGAAGGTTCCATCGCCAGTCTCAATAGAGAGGCCTTCGCGTCGAAGTGAGCGGGCGAGGGCAAGGGCGGAAGCGTTCTGGGCTGCACCCATGGGGGCGATGTACGCGTCGATCTTGTCTGTGGCGGAGGAGGTTCCAGCGGCCTCGGCCTGGGCCTGCAGCGTGAGGATGAGGCGGTCTTCGCCGATGGCGAAGCCGATACCGGGTGCGCGGGGACCTCCGAGCATCTCCGAGAGCCCGTCATATCTGCCGCCGCCGAGCAGGGCGTTCTGGCTGCCGAGGCCCACCGAGTGGGTGAACTCGAAGGTGGTGCGGGTGTAATAGTCAAGGCCTCGGACGAGGCGTGGGTTTACGGTGTAGGGGACGCCGCACGCATCAAGTGCCGCCAGCACCTGCTGGAAGTGGCTCGTAGATGCCTCATCGAGGAAGTCGGCGATCTTGGGCAGCGCGTTGATGAGGTCCTGGTCGGCCTCGTCCTTGGAGTCGAGGACGCGAAGGGGGTTGGTCTCGGCGCGGCGCTGGTTATCGGGGCAGAGACGGTCCTTGATGGGAGCGAGAGCCTCGCGTAGGGCAGCGACATAGCGCGGTCGATCGGTCGCAGAGCCGACGGAGTTGAGCTGGAGGTTCCAGCCGGTGATGCCAAGTTCGTCGAGAAGAGTGGCAAGCATCTCGAGGACCTCGGCGTCGCGGATGGGGGACTCTGACCCGGAGGACGGCGGGCCAATCACTTCAGCGCCGATCTGCCAAAACTGGCGGTAGCGACCGCGCTGAGGGCGCTCGCGGCGGAACTGCGGGCCGATGTAAAAAAGCTTCTGAAGATTTCCGGTGTCACCCAGCTTGTGCTCAATATAAGACCGGACGACGCCAGCGGTATTTTCAGGCCGCAGGGTGAGGGACTGTGGTTTTTCGCTCGCGGCGCGGGCGCGGTCTTCCCACGTGTACATCTCCTTCGAGACG
This genomic window from Granulicella sibirica contains:
- the hisS gene encoding histidine--tRNA ligase, giving the protein MSSASIKAVRGTRDLLPPETELWNRVEATARAVFARYHFGEIRTPLFEDTSLFARGVGEETDIVSKEMYTWEDRARAASEKPQSLTLRPENTAGVVRSYIEHKLGDTGNLQKLFYIGPQFRRERPQRGRYRQFWQIGAEVIGPPSSGSESPIRDAEVLEMLATLLDELGITGWNLQLNSVGSATDRPRYVAALREALAPIKDRLCPDNQRRAETNPLRVLDSKDEADQDLINALPKIADFLDEASTSHFQQVLAALDACGVPYTVNPRLVRGLDYYTRTTFEFTHSVGLGSQNALLGGGRYDGLSEMLGGPRAPGIGFAIGEDRLILTLQAQAEAAGTSSATDKIDAYIAPMGAAQNASALALARSLRREGLSIETGDGTFRLKKSFDTADKIARHIVILGEDEAATNTYTVKTFATGIQSKIERSALTAALLA